The following nucleotide sequence is from Vanessa cardui chromosome 19, ilVanCard2.1, whole genome shotgun sequence.
atttggtacacaaatggtgtagagcctgagaaagggcataggctactttttaactggaaaaaaagttataaacaaagaggtcttacatcaatataatattttaagttaattcgtaaatatattcatattttctaagCGAGCAAATCCACAGGTAACAGCtagtgttaattatttatccTTCCATTATATTAGAAATGTTATCGGTCTACTAATCACTAGAGGCAAATCTGCCTCAAGATTAATTCGGCACTTAGTTCCCAAGAAGATTATCACATATAACAGAACATAAGATAACTTGTGATGTTGCATCGCCAATGAATAAACAACCTTCCATgtgtctatagttacactggctcacttaccttcaaaccgaaacacaataatactaagtatttttaattggcggtagaatatttgatgactgGGTCAAACTTCTATAACccactaaataataaattcattcaataaataacGCAACGAATAACACTGAAAATAtgcacaattataaaatatatggtatATATACAACTAGTAGTCGACCGCAGTTTCGTTCACGTAATTCggcaaaaaagtaacatatGTCCTtacttggacttcaagtttgcttcgtaccaaatttcatcaaattcgcttcattggtttggtcgtacAAAGAGCGAcgggcagacagagttacattcacatttataacattaagtatAGAAGTAGATTTTAAGTAGATTTTaaccattgaaatatttatgtggATCATTAAAATATGAGTTTCAGATTGTTATGATGACTGGTAATAACATGCAGgttcattaaaataacaattttaaataatgtgacAAAACAACGGCACTTagagaaaataataacaataagaaaaatgGTACCAATTGTATCGTCTTACCTCCACTTCGAGAGATTCACCGAGGTGTAACTTAAAGTGTGGTTCCATGTTACACGGCACCCAGTAGCCGGTCATGTTGGCACCGGCCACGTAACCCTGCTCCTCAGCGTTGCCGAAATGGGACAAGCGGAGCCTGGTGTCTTTCCATTGGGAGTAGAAACTCGCCGCGTCACCTGCCTAAAATATGTCAATCGGTTCATTAATCCAATTTCCAAATCGTATGGaaaagagtcgagatagcccagtggttagaacgcgtgcatcttaaccgatgattgcgggttcaaacccaggcacgcaccgctgattcatgtgcttaatttgtgattgtaattcatctcgtactcggcggtgaaggaaaacatcgtgaggaatcctgcatgtgacaaatttcatagaaattctgccacatgtgtattccaccaacccgcattggaacagcgtggtggaatatgttccaaaccttctcctcaaagggagaggaggcctttagcccagcagtgggaatttacaggctgttgttgttgttgtatgggaAGAGTCTTCGCGTGGAAGCCccttataacaaattataccCCATTTTGCATCAGTTCAAGAGAACATTTGCATTATAACCGATAATTGCGATTATAACACACGTGTTTGCACGACTgaagtttcatgtgcttaattgttgtttataattcatctcgtgctcaacagtgaaggaaaacatcattagAAAACCtgaatatgttttattcaatgaaattgTACCACATGTCAATCCATTAACCATCATTGAAGCAGAGTAATGGAATGTGCTCCTAaacttctccacaaagggagataTGACTATGGCTTTAGCAAAGCAgtggaaaattacaggctgttaatgttgttGTATACTTTCCGTACCACATATAAGTGTGTCCTCGCTTCCAACTCGGTGTTGACGAGAAAACCTCCATTAACCGGGTCCAGTTCTAAGAAAGATGGTTCCGCTAACTCTACGCGCGGTTCCGTGCCAATCGCTACAAAAACCTATTAAAAGAGAAAAAGATCCAAAAATTAAATAGTCTTCTTTATAAAATGATCCTCCAATATCACAAAACATTTAATCATGTGAGCCAGTGAGCCAGTCTAACAGGGAGAtgtcatcttagttcccaaggttggtggcgcattggggATGAAAGGAATCGTTATTGTTTCTTACACGGTACCGGTTgtggtcacttaccatcaggttgcccatatgttcgtcaaccaatagcataaaaaaacttacttacatAGTCTGTAACTATAGAATTTCCATTTGATAAAGTTAATTCCAGACGTCCGTCGGGACTTTCGAAGGCATCATATACTTGGGCTgaataaaacaagtaaaaagTATATCATTAATTCCAAAAACGCGCACAAAATTTGTTaaagaaagtaaattaaatgtatcGCTCAGTATTAGCTTTCTAGCCACTGGGAAATCTCGGCTTTTcgtataattacttattataaaacagtGGAAGAAGTTAAACTACGATatgatatagtacgacacaatttagttgtagcatcggcaaaattcgtaaaatcgatcacatccgaattaaatacgctatcccaaattatcaatatttatttcttacgtgaatatgatcttaacacaaacgtaataacttgcaatatcatatgacctaatgtattcgtcaatttgacacgtcgatttacatgcacttgctttctcggattgaactgacgcgagaatctatagcgacaaatggCGTCGAATTGAGCGATAGATTTTGTacaaatcgacagtaatcggttttattgaatttgccgatgatacatctaagttgtgtcgtactacagtTATATGATAATCGATTACTTTTCGGTATAACAGACACCCCTTCGCACTTAATCTTCTCGGCCGCCCATTCGCCCAGATACTCCGGTAACACTCCAGACATGATACCCTTGTCTTTGAAGATATGCACTATCTTCAGCGGTTCTTTTTCATCGTGGCGTTCCACCActgtatctattattttatttatttagggatcaaacacaaaataatataattagtattatattagaCTAACTAGTAAAATtaacagtattaaaaaaatccgaaAGCGCGGCTAACGCCTGCTATCGTGTTGAGGCAAACACATTTCAAGTTGTGGAATAAACTCATATCTAATTCAAATAGAAGCAAATTTTAAACTGTTGtttttcattacaatattaatttctcaAATAAGCTTATGAACCCAAAACATCAAATAGGCCGtatgttaaaacataaaatgaaatcgaggacaaaatattttttaaaatatttctttcaaccaaacaataaatgttttacaaaatacaatCGTGAAAATGGGtctttaaacaaacaataaatactgGAACATAACTGAAAACTTCATTTTTCAAGTCAAATATTCCATTCACGAcaccaaaataatttttaaatattattattatttcatataaaattaatacagaaTTCTTACTCATCCTCCCCAAGTACCAAGCTAATTCACATCCTAGGAAACCACCTCCGATTATAACCACATGGTTCGAAGCCTTCACCTTCCGATACGCGATCTCCAGATCTCGGATTGTACGAAGCGTGCACACTCTTTCCCGAATTTGTTTCGACGCTGACTTGAATATAGATAGGTTATTTGCCTTTGCACCTGACAATACAAAAGTATACAAAActgtgtaaattattaaaactttcacAAAAAATTCACTGAGACAATATGCCGGCCACAAGAggacaaaatcaaataaacagcATTTTACATAGATTTATTGCGATTCAATTGGTTTCAGGTATATGTCGTTTCTAACGTCGATGAATATGTCTTCGaaactttgaaagtaaaatcaaagtagatataaattgttaagtggaatagtgttgtattaaaaGAACTatcagtaatataaaatatacatgtaatcAGTGGCGAATTTACatatttgccgctagtaggctattaaatttttgccgcccctactttttttgcaacatttatgttttgagttctatcgtcctcattacatcagttttttcccgttattaatatgattataaagtaggtgatatttctgtcagttactagattatttttccaacccgctatgtagtgacgagtatacggattacagaCGTAATGTGTATTCATATAGTTATGTTTTGATTAATTTctgtaacttaataataaatttgggcCAATTTTGCCGCCCCTCTTGATGTGCcaccctaggctccagcctatttaggctattggtaaatccgccactctAAGGTTTGTCCATACGCATTCCTTCCTCGATTTCAATGAACTATTGTcccaaatagttttaataatccGCTAAACAAAGTACACcacattataaaaagtatacttCACTTAAATGTCCTTTTATTGTCGTCCTCTAAAATATAGGATTTGGAttttacacaacaatactttagTGTTTTAGTTAAACAAGCTTCAGATTAGTATTCGAAACATGCCGATTTCCTTACGAAATTGAGCACGagatatattacaaacatcAATTAAAGTTCTAAAaggtcattgtttttttttccagaCACTCTTTGATGAATTCGACGAGTCTTCGTTAAGATTAATGCATTCAATCCACTATGTGCACTCTGATcttacttgatttatttttcatccaaaaaagttttttatcaaatactAACAGGCCCGATCACGCGTTTCTGCGAAAGTGAAACCGcgaaacccggcgtacttgggtgCACTCGGCGTTTAGGGCTCCGGGGAGTGAAAATCACCAAGTGGGGAAAGTGCGTAATGcgttttccagcgagaaaaaaaggcCCGTTTACGACGCTAAGGCTATGATATATGCTGAATTATAATAGATGATAATGTTTCGTCAAAGACTTCACCAAAAAAACGTTGAATGTTATGGtacaaatttaatgtaaaattattgtGGTATTTACGTGATGCGCGTCCAAAAACCacaatacattatttacttatcttatattatattaatagcggAGGCCGATTTCTGTTCCAGTGATAATGGGACGATAGTTTCACATAGAAAATGGGTTATGATcacattttgaagagctctagcCATACAtgagcaaaaaaataaatgggaTTCTTGACGTCAATTTACTAAATCATTGCgatttaccaaaaaaataacttaagaaCTTGCTTAACTTAAATGGAAAGTTTCGCGGGAGATCTATTGGTTTGTAGAAATACTACAAGATTTCTACCAGAAGCGACTCTAGCCCTTGTGGCGCCTGTTTGCAACCAGTATCCTGGCTGTACTCTGTTACTAACCAGGCGCTAGAAGACATCTCTCGTAATATATAGGCTGTTCCCCACACATTGTCTTCACCCAGACGACGTGATCATCAGCGTCAACTCTCAGCACACACCAACCTCTCGCTATTGACACGGCTGGACCTTTTTTCTTACGATAAAACTTTACGGGATCCATGAAGGATGCACAATCCGCGTAATACATCCTGAAACAAAATCTCCAATATAAAATACTCATTGAAATGAGAACGTtcatatagatttttaaataaatttgatgctTGACCCTAATTCAGGCATagggaatatatatatttctattttcccACTCTCTTAACCTAGCTAATTTCGTTCacgttgtattatttatacgaataaataatCCTTGataaatacacatgtagcatATACAACTTAAGCCATGAAAGAGTTAACTTTTAATGTCTAAAACCAAGCTTCTTTTGTAAAGCAAATTGTTAGAAATTTTGGAAAAATGAAGCAtcaaattattctataattagTGTCCCTATTTTTGgttcatttattacatatgaCCATTTTTAAACACTCATCAATTCAAAGTGTTGAAGTATGTCTGGTACTTATTTTTGCTTTCTGCAACTTAAGTATCgtcaacttattattttatttcactctTATCCTCGGGGAGTACGTTAAGCTGTCACTCTTGACTCGTCAACAAAAGAGAGAATTATTCTaacgtataaaaaaaacctcttAAGTGTATTTCGTTCTCAATGTATCCCTTGGGTAGTATTACACGAGCATTAACTGTCAAAATAGCTACTGCTACGTCTATAAAAGTCCTAAACTTACGTATGTCGCCTCCCGTCTTCGATATAATTGAGAGTTTTTATGTCAGGTGGTTCAGGATTCCACCACATGTGCTTAGACATTGGGGGCTGCATGTACGGTAGACAGTCTTCTTTAGTTATGAAGAAAACCTAcacaaacatattaataaaaaaaatatatatgtctacATACCTTAACTAATCAATTTAAGTTTTTCCTAGACAATTAGTTGAGAATATAAAACTAATCTCACGAAAGCTTTAGTCTTTAAATAGCACACAGTACAGAGCTCTGATATAATAACTGTTCCAATAGCCTAATAGAGACAAAATCCATTGAATTAAAACAATGCACTAACGAGCtgacacaaaaacaaaaactagaCAAAGATAGAATAAAttacaacaattttattatattaatatgagcGACTAAATT
It contains:
- the LOC124537945 gene encoding apoptosis-inducing factor 1, mitochondrial-like; this translates as MLSCPFRCCNHIRRFNAVVSNNSLDVATYLGQTRNYNKDKGSCCKDVAQTQGKQVEQWPKSDPPPPAWRNECPKDPQPPNYDPYRIKVPDVVVPPLPPSNAKPMIDCARTKGPCSARSPPEPPECPPPPPKPFPWIYVWSLASFFGIMGLIYKLYLWQEMRIKLGDHTSKWRPRRKIKAPFHCKDLPACVQYLIVGAGAAGWAAYRAIMEHDKTAKVFFITKEDCLPYMQPPMSKHMWWNPEPPDIKTLNYIEDGRRHTMYYADCASFMDPVKFYRKKKGPAVSIARGWCVLRVDADDHVVWVKTMCGEQPIYYERCLLAPGAKANNLSIFKSASKQIRERVCTLRTIRDLEIAYRKVKASNHVVIIGGGFLGCELAWYLGRMNTVVERHDEKEPLKIVHIFKDKGIMSGVLPEYLGEWAAEKIKCEGVSVIPKTQVYDAFESPDGRLELTLSNGNSIVTDYVFVAIGTEPRVELAEPSFLELDPVNGGFLVNTELEARTHLYVAGDAASFYSQWKDTRLRLSHFGNAEEQGYVAGANMTGYWVPCNMEPHFKLHLGESLEVEAVGEVGACMSTVGIFKPCNENTQLQASAAGDGDRPCYKQSDEYKNRYKRGMLFYLRDELIVGLVFWNMPPVDDRYGVATEVLRARPTYKEINKLAELFGFPETKCDYLSEEQLKEPGPCIQNRRFA